Proteins encoded together in one Bradyrhizobium sp. PSBB068 window:
- the pqqA gene encoding pyrroloquinoline quinone precursor peptide PqqA has product MAWKAPKIVEVPVGMEINMYACAARK; this is encoded by the coding sequence ATGGCCTGGAAAGCACCGAAGATCGTCGAAGTGCCGGTCGGCATGGAAATCAACATGTACGCCTGCGCAGCGCGCAAGTGA
- a CDS encoding flagellin, translated as MMMRVATFALSDQMVTGALRLQAAMANEQVQESSGLQSEDFGGYGSNAGRVINLQVSVTRAQTYIDASNLADNKVQAMYSAVGSVTDIITQLRTQLSAATTGSSTATASVINYAQQAISQMQGLLNTQYDGEYVFSGARTDTAPVDLSSYDTGTGSLTTSDTSYYKGDSEIASVRVSDSQSVSYGVTADNPAFEQVMRLLKYVGNSTTLTSSNISQALDLASNALDATSTVQAKLSTAASQIETASTSQSDYQNFAKTLSTNLTSVDVAAVTAQLSTYQAQLTASYSAIAKIQSMNLANYLK; from the coding sequence ATGATGATGCGTGTTGCTACCTTTGCGCTGTCGGATCAGATGGTCACCGGTGCGCTGCGCCTACAGGCCGCAATGGCCAATGAACAGGTGCAGGAGTCCTCCGGACTGCAATCCGAGGACTTCGGCGGCTACGGCTCCAACGCCGGGCGCGTGATCAATCTGCAGGTGTCGGTGACGCGTGCCCAGACCTATATCGATGCCAGCAATCTCGCCGACAACAAGGTGCAGGCGATGTATTCGGCGGTCGGCTCGGTGACCGATATCATTACACAGCTTCGCACCCAACTCAGCGCGGCGACCACCGGCAGCAGCACGGCGACGGCGTCGGTGATCAACTATGCCCAGCAGGCGATATCGCAGATGCAGGGCCTGCTCAACACCCAGTATGACGGTGAGTATGTCTTCAGCGGCGCCCGCACCGACACCGCGCCCGTTGATCTGTCGAGCTATGACACCGGCACCGGATCGTTGACGACGTCTGACACCAGCTACTACAAGGGCGACAGCGAGATCGCCTCGGTGCGGGTTTCGGACAGTCAGTCCGTTTCCTACGGCGTCACCGCCGACAATCCGGCCTTCGAGCAGGTCATGCGGTTGTTGAAATACGTCGGCAACAGCACGACGTTGACGTCGAGCAATATCTCGCAGGCGCTCGACCTTGCCAGCAATGCGCTGGATGCGACATCCACGGTGCAGGCAAAGCTTTCGACGGCCGCGTCGCAGATCGAGACCGCCAGCACCAGCCAGAGCGATTACCAGAATTTCGCGAAAACCCTGTCGACCAACCTCACCAGCGTCGACGTCGCTGCGGTGACGGCGCAGTTGTCGACCTATCAGGCGCAACTGACGGCGTCCTATTCGGCGATCGCCAAGATCCAGAGCATGAACCTGGCCAACTATCTGAAATAG
- a CDS encoding cytochrome c, protein MTAAIFAAVAAALITLIPAAAQQASAIDLEGQSDQGKVTYAKNCSHCHGPNMVNSGTITPDLRAFAGDKTRFVTTVKQGKNGKMPPWADILSEQEIADVWAFLLSRRPQ, encoded by the coding sequence TTGACGGCGGCGATCTTCGCCGCCGTCGCGGCAGCCTTGATCACCTTGATCCCGGCGGCCGCACAGCAAGCCAGTGCAATCGACCTCGAAGGTCAGTCCGACCAGGGCAAGGTCACCTACGCCAAGAACTGCTCGCATTGCCATGGGCCCAACATGGTCAACTCCGGTACGATCACGCCGGACCTGCGCGCGTTCGCCGGCGACAAGACTCGCTTCGTGACCACCGTGAAGCAAGGCAAGAACGGCAAGATGCCGCCCTGGGCCGATATCCTGAGCGAACAGGAGATCGCCGACGTTTGGGCCTTCCTGCTGAGCCGGAGGCCCCAATGA
- a CDS encoding transporter substrate-binding domain-containing protein, with protein sequence MKALLATAATALLLGMTAATHAGNEPLRVCLDEDLPPLSAHHRGKPDAGFDVALAQAIAERLGRPLNIQWFESKLDEDSSPALEANALLSDGRCSLVGGYALTTDSLKAPGVTTAKLPDFDGATRDDRRRRIPIGVLVPSQPYIYSPMTVVLGPKAKDRKITDIGDLAGLRLTIESGTLGDAVLMNFDKGRLIDDITHLVPGRSDLLGELERGEFDATLLDLRRFDAYRASRPDTKITASGYYYPIGANRGYVALETDKALLDAVNKVLADLQAKGTIAELGRTAGLTWLAPREPIILGDVWLKILNR encoded by the coding sequence ATGAAGGCCCTCCTGGCGACTGCCGCGACCGCGCTGCTTCTCGGCATGACGGCGGCAACGCATGCCGGCAACGAACCGCTCAGAGTATGCCTCGACGAGGACCTGCCACCCTTGTCGGCGCATCATCGCGGCAAGCCGGATGCCGGCTTCGACGTCGCGCTCGCGCAAGCGATTGCCGAGCGGCTCGGACGTCCGCTCAATATCCAATGGTTCGAGAGCAAGCTCGACGAGGATTCCAGTCCGGCGCTGGAAGCTAATGCCTTGCTCTCGGACGGGCGCTGCTCGCTGGTCGGCGGCTATGCCCTCACGACGGATTCGCTGAAGGCGCCCGGCGTCACGACGGCCAAGCTGCCGGACTTTGACGGCGCCACCCGCGACGATCGCCGCCGCCGGATCCCGATCGGGGTGCTGGTGCCGAGCCAGCCCTATATCTATTCGCCGATGACCGTCGTGCTCGGTCCCAAGGCCAAAGACCGCAAGATCACCGATATCGGCGATCTCGCCGGCCTTCGCCTGACGATCGAAAGCGGCACGCTGGGCGATGCCGTCCTGATGAACTTCGACAAGGGAAGGCTGATCGACGACATCACCCACCTCGTTCCCGGCCGCAGCGACCTGCTCGGAGAGCTCGAGCGCGGCGAATTCGACGCCACGTTGCTCGACCTCCGCCGGTTCGACGCCTACCGCGCGAGCCGTCCGGATACCAAGATCACAGCGTCGGGCTATTATTATCCGATCGGCGCCAACCGCGGTTACGTCGCACTCGAGACCGACAAGGCGCTGCTGGACGCCGTCAACAAGGTGCTCGCCGATCTGCAAGCCAAAGGCACCATCGCCGAGCTCGGCAGAACCGCCGGCCTCACCTGGCTCGCCCCGCGCGAGCCGATCATCCTCGGCGATGTCTGGCTCAAGATCCTGAACCGCTGA
- a CDS encoding methanol/ethanol family PQQ-dependent dehydrogenase, producing the protein MRRIALAASLVILASYGASAQTNEQLVKGATDTSNVLNYGMGYNLQRFSTLNQINKDTVKNLVPVWNYSLNDDRSEESQPLVYQGVLYVTTHNATIAIDAKTGKQIWKTKVEYPAETPRIVCCGIINRGAALYDGKLFRTTLDANVIALDAKTGKELWREKAADIKEGYSMTVAPLVADGVVITGISGAEFGTRGFIDGWDPATGKKLWRTYTIPTPDEPGGDTWKGDTWKLGGGSTWITGSYDAELNTVYWGIGNPGPFNAAVRPGDNLYTCSVLALDPKTGKIKWHYQFSPNNPFDYDSVAEMVLADMNVEGKPTKVLMDANRNGFFYVLDRTNGKLLAANPYVNVNWATGVDMKTGRPIETDIVKDARDGKKVTVYPSILGGKNWEPMSFNPQTGLAYANTLAFGGKYKSEPATFKQGEWYVGMDLTDPWEWGTGPRGHLKAIDPMTGKAKWEAPSDIPRFSGVLSTAGGVVFSGQLTGEFEAFDADTGKKLWQFQTGSGIEGQPITWQQDGVQYVAVNSGYGGVYSLFSGDERLAKVPPGGSLWVFAVKN; encoded by the coding sequence ATGAGACGCATTGCGCTGGCCGCAAGCCTCGTAATTCTTGCATCCTATGGTGCAAGCGCTCAAACCAACGAGCAGTTGGTCAAGGGTGCGACTGATACATCGAACGTTCTCAATTACGGAATGGGTTACAATCTTCAGCGCTTCTCGACGCTGAACCAGATCAACAAGGACACCGTCAAGAATCTGGTGCCGGTCTGGAACTACAGTTTGAACGACGACCGCAGCGAGGAATCGCAGCCACTCGTCTACCAGGGCGTCCTTTACGTCACCACGCACAACGCCACGATCGCGATCGACGCCAAGACCGGCAAGCAGATCTGGAAGACCAAGGTCGAATATCCCGCCGAGACGCCGCGCATCGTCTGCTGCGGCATCATCAATCGCGGCGCCGCTCTCTATGACGGCAAGCTGTTCCGCACCACCCTCGACGCCAATGTGATCGCGCTCGATGCCAAGACCGGCAAGGAGCTGTGGCGCGAGAAGGCTGCGGACATCAAGGAAGGCTACTCGATGACGGTGGCGCCGCTGGTCGCCGACGGCGTCGTGATCACCGGCATCTCGGGCGCCGAGTTCGGTACCCGCGGTTTCATCGACGGCTGGGATCCCGCGACCGGCAAGAAGCTCTGGCGCACCTACACGATCCCGACACCGGACGAGCCCGGCGGCGACACCTGGAAGGGCGATACCTGGAAGCTCGGCGGCGGTTCGACCTGGATCACCGGCTCCTACGACGCCGAACTGAACACGGTGTATTGGGGCATCGGCAATCCCGGACCATTCAATGCCGCCGTGCGCCCCGGCGACAATCTCTACACCTGCTCGGTGCTCGCGCTCGATCCGAAGACCGGCAAGATCAAGTGGCACTACCAGTTCTCGCCGAACAACCCGTTCGACTACGACTCGGTGGCCGAGATGGTGCTCGCCGACATGAACGTCGAGGGCAAGCCGACCAAGGTGCTGATGGATGCCAACCGCAACGGCTTCTTCTACGTGCTCGACCGCACCAACGGGAAGCTGCTGGCGGCCAATCCCTATGTGAACGTCAACTGGGCGACCGGCGTCGACATGAAGACCGGCCGCCCGATCGAGACCGACATCGTCAAGGACGCGCGTGACGGCAAGAAGGTCACGGTCTATCCGTCGATCCTCGGCGGCAAGAACTGGGAGCCGATGTCGTTCAATCCGCAGACCGGCCTCGCCTACGCCAACACGCTCGCTTTCGGCGGCAAGTACAAGTCCGAGCCGGCGACGTTCAAGCAGGGCGAATGGTATGTCGGCATGGACCTCACCGATCCCTGGGAATGGGGCACCGGACCGCGCGGCCATCTCAAGGCCATCGATCCGATGACCGGCAAGGCGAAGTGGGAAGCGCCGAGCGATATTCCGCGCTTCTCGGGCGTGCTCTCCACCGCCGGCGGCGTGGTGTTCTCCGGTCAGTTGACCGGCGAATTCGAGGCGTTCGACGCCGACACCGGCAAGAAGCTCTGGCAGTTCCAGACCGGCTCGGGCATCGAGGGACAACCAATCACCTGGCAGCAGGACGGCGTGCAGTATGTCGCCGTCAACTCAGGCTATGGCGGCGTGTATTCGCTGTTCTCGGGCGACGAGCGGTTGGCCAAGGTGCCGCCCGGCGGCTCGCTGTGGGTTTTCGCGGTCAAGAACTGA